In Rattus norvegicus strain BN/NHsdMcwi chromosome 1, GRCr8, whole genome shotgun sequence, a genomic segment contains:
- the Krtap5-1 gene encoding keratin associated protein 5-1, whose amino-acid sequence MTCCGCSGGCGSSCAGCGCSGGCGSSCGGCGCSGGCGSSCGGCGSSCGGCGSSCGGCGSCCCKPVCCCVPVCSCSSCGGCKGGCGSCGGCSSCGGCKGGCGSCGGCGSCGGCKGGCGSCGGCGSCGGCKGGCGSCGGCGSCGGCKGGCGSCGGCGSCGGCKGGCGSCGGCGSCGGCKGGCGSCGGCGSCGGCKGGCGSCGGCKGGCGSCGGCKGGCGSCGGCGSCGGCKGGCGSCGGCKGGCGSCGGCGSCGGCGSCGGCKGGCCQSSCCKPCCCQSSCCKPCCSSGCGSSCCQSSCCKPCCCALECCQCKI is encoded by the coding sequence ATGACCTGCTGTGGCTGCTCAggaggctgtggctccagctgtgcGGGCTGTGGCTGCTCAggaggctgtggctccagctgtgggggctgtggctgctcaggaggctgtggctccagctgtgggggctgtggctccagctgtggaggctgtggctccagctgtgggggctgtggctcctgctgctgcaagcctgtgtgctgctgtgtgcctgtctgttcctgctccagctgtggaggctgcaagggaggctgtggctcctgtgggggcTGTAGTTCCTGTGgaggctgcaagggaggctgtggctcctgtgggggctgtggttcctgtggaggctgcaagggaggctgtggctcctgtgggggctgtggttcctgtggaggctgcaagggaggctgtggctcctgtgggggTTGTGGTTCCTGTGgaggctgcaagggaggctgtggctcctgtgggggctgtggttcctgtggaggctgcaagggaggctgtggctcctgtgggggTTGTGGTTCCTGTGgaggctgcaagggaggctgtggctcctgtgggggcTGTGGGTCCTGTGggggctgcaagggaggctgtggttcctgtggaggctgcaagggaggctgtggctcctgtggaggctgcaagggaggctgtggctcctgtgggggctgtggctcctgtgggggctgcaagggaggctgtggctcctgtgggggctgcaagggaggctgtggctcctgtgggggctgtggctcctgtggaggctgtggctcctgtggaggctgcaagggaggctgctgtcagtccagctgctgcaaaccttgctgctgtcagtccagctgctgcaaACCTTGCTGTTCTTCCGGTTGTGGATCATCTTGCTGTCAGTCCAGCTGTTGTAAGccctgctgctgtgcccttgAGTGCTGCCAGTGCAAGATATGA